Part of the Myxocyprinus asiaticus isolate MX2 ecotype Aquarium Trade chromosome 17, UBuf_Myxa_2, whole genome shotgun sequence genome, CGTCAAGCTTTTGGAGCATATGTTTTGCCACTGTTAAACTTAGAGGAAAGTGATCGGATTACCTCAGTTTCATAGTTTATATTGATACAAAATTGCAACCTAACGCAAATAATGCAGAGTGGTTGAATTTTTATTCATTCTTGTGTATTTCTATTGCAAAGTTGCAAAATCATGGACAGACTGATTTAAAGAGGAAAAAGAATAATAACAGAATGAACTAGATCGATAAAGTTTGTAGAGACATCTCTTACCcttataataacttttaaaattatttacactTTACAATTAAAACggtcagatagatagacagaaagagaaataaaaagatGATGATAGATGCAGcggatgtagcttaaaagctctatgAGGAGTTACAGTTGATCATTTTGGTTTAGGGATTTGGAAAAACCTTGAACCATGTCTGCAGAATAACAGTATATTGGTTTTGTCAAGCCATCATAATAAAACTGTCAGTCAGTATTTTTCAGTATGATGTTTGTCGTCTTTACAGGTTTCCTTCAACACGATCCGCCACGTGAGTTTTCAGATGGACGACGAGGAGATCGTTCGCATTAATCCCCGTAAGGATGTTCTGATCCGAGGCTATGAGGACTACCGGCACCCCGTCCTGTGGAAACAAGATGGTGAGTTCGAGGATCTGGACTTCAACAGCACCTTCTCCAAACCGGACGGGAAGAAGTGTGAGTATCTGTACCCGGAGGCCTCCGAGAGCGCCAAAGACTCCATAAAGACGCAACAGCCATCGCCCCTGCTCAAGTCCAAGACGTCCCGCCGGCGGCGCGAGGACGGCGAGCGCTCGCGCTGCATTTACTGTCGCGAGATGTTCAATCGCGAGGACAACTGGCGCGGTCAGTGTCAGGATGCGCCTGACCCCATCAGACAGTGCATCTATAAGCTGAGCTGCATGCAATGCGCCGAGAGCATGCTGTACCACTGCATGTCCGACTCGGAGGGCGACTTCTTGGACCCCTGCTCTTGCGACACCAGCGAGGAGCAGTTCTGTGTGCGCTGGCTCGCTCTACTCGGCCTGTCGCTCATCGCGCCCTGCATGTGCTGCTACCCGCCATTGCATGCCTGTCACCGTTGCGGGGAGGCGTGTCGCTGCTGCGGCGGCAAACACAAGGCCGCGGGGTGAGCGCGTGCACAACGGCTGCTGTGTTTTTCATTCGCCTTTCATTCGTGAAGCGTTCCTCACCACCGGAGGTTTGACTGAGCCGCTGATGTGAGCAGATGATCAGATCAGAGCTCGACACGTCACAAGGAGAGAGTTTTTCAACGCTCGATGACACCACACGGTGTGTGTAAACTATGTGAAGAAATGACTTTTGTACAGAGATCAAATGATTCTAACAAACAATTCATACAAATTGTGCATAAAACAGGATGTACTGTATGAGAATGCTAAAAGGGATTGGTTTTGTGTGTGGATTTGCAGTTATTAACTGTGGCCTTTTGTGTTGAACTCAAACAGTGTAATTATTAGACAGAAAAATGCACTAGAAAAGTTTAACGGTACAGTAACGAAAGCATTATTTTGGTAAGAGTTTAGTATTTTTTGTTATTGGTGTATatagacattaatttaaaaatgcattcctgTGTTAATGGCATCACACAGCTGAAATATCGAGCTAAAGctgcaatattatatatatatatatatatatacacatacacacactggtggccaaaagtttggaataatgtacagattttgctcttatggaaagaagttggtacttatattcaccaaagtggcattcaactgatcacaatatatagtcaggacattaataatgtgaaaaattactattacaatttgacaaaaatgttcagaacttcttaaactacttcaaagagttctcatcaaaaaatcctccacatgcagcaatgacagctttgcagatccttgttattctagctgtcagtttgtccagatactcaggtgacatttcaccccacacttcctgtagcacttgtcatagatgtggctgtcttgtcgggcacttctcacgcaccttacagtctaactgatcccacaaaagctcaatggggttaagatccagaacactcttttccagttatctgttgtccaatgtctgtgtttctttgcccactctaaccttttctttttgtttttctgtttcaaaagtgtctttttctttgcaattcttcccataagtcctgcacccctgagtcttctctttactgttgtacatgaaactggtgttgagcgggtagaattcaatgaagctgtcagctgaggacatgtgagacgtctTTGGCCGCCTCACATGtctttggcccggttgctagggagggtagagtcacatgggataacctcctcgtggtcgctataatgtggttctcgctcttggtggggtgcgtggtgagttgagctgtctagatttgatcaaaaatgacttttttcaaatagtgttggtgctgtttttacatcagtaatgtccagactatactttgtgatcagctgaatgccactttggtgaattaaagtaccaatttccttctgaaacagcaaaatctgtacattattccaaacttttggccgccagtatatatatatataaaatgtccaaaaaaagaGAACAATTTGACATATTTACAGGAATTGTTGTATTTACAGTGCACTTGTGTTTTTCAGtttcaaaaacagttttttaGTAGTTTTGGTCCTGAGATATCAGGCTTTCAtcatgagcagtgttgggtgtaatttgattacaacctaattagttacttttttatTCACAAAGTAGTGCATTACATCTTACATTTTTGTATCAGATTACAAATTGACTCGGCGAAATTCCAGTCATCCAGTCATTCCAGAAATACAGTCATTAAGTAAATTACTCTGAAGTGCTTAATTATttagtagaatacatttaaaagaagaattatggTCATATAATGcacgtctgtttgtgtttctctgAAAAGTCACTAACAGAGTCATTATAAGAGAGAAATGAATGTGAGAACAAACAGTGGAAAAGGAAATATAGACAGTACTGGTGACGTGcggaaaaacaacattttaagtaatttaaaagtaaatcaattagtaatgtgattgctTTTCTCATGAATTAGTCAAGTAatcttttttaaagtaatttacccaacactgatcatgaGTGTGTTTATTGAAGGGTGCTCGTTATGAGTCAAACAAGGTACTTAAATTAGgaattaattaaataatcctacattttccctctaaaagagaCAAACTATCTTGTAAAAGCACTTTAGCTACAAAATAACATTTCTGCTATGATTTTACACCACATATGGATACAAAATTTAAACATACAAACCCTGAGcaatgtacagtggcaagaaaaagtatgtgaaccctttggcattagctggttttctacattcatttgtcataaaatgtgatctcatcttcattaaagtcacaagtatagacaaacacaatgtgcttaatctAACAACACAcagttataatatttcatgtctttattggacacatcccattaaacattcacagtgctgtggaaaaagtaagtgaaccctttgatttaataactggtcaatcctcctttagcatcaataacctcaaccaagcatttccggtagctgcggattagacctgcacaacgttcagaaggaattttggagcatTCTTCcgtacagaactgcttcagctcagacatattcttatgatgtctggtgtgaacggctctcttgaggtcaatccacagcatctctattgggttaagatctgggctctgactgagacactccaaaaggtggattttcttattttgaagtcattctgtagtggatttacttcgatgtttagggtcattgtcctgctgcatcacccaacttctactgagcttcagctggcacacagccaccctaatattatcctgtaggatatcttgataaacttgggaattcttTTTTCCTCTTGATGATGGCAaacggtccaggccctgaagcagcaaagcagccccaaatcatgatgctctttcactgtagggatgatgttttcatgttggtatgtggtgcactttttatgccatacatagtgctgcatgttcttcccaaacaattcaaccttacaTTCACcagtccacaaaatattttcccaatagtgttgtggagtgtcataCTTCAagcgtgcagcaatgtttttgttggaaagcagaagcttccttcatggtgtcctgccatgagtacatgcctgtttaatgttttctgtatagtagactcatgaacagagatgttaaccagttccagtgattccttcaagtctttatctgtctctcTAGGGTTCTTCTTTTACCTCATTGAgatttctgcagtgtgccctttgagtcatcttgccaggatggccacttctagtgagagtagtcacagtactaaatcatctccatttatagacagtttgtctaactgtggacagatgaataaataagctctttgagataaatttgtaaccctttccagctttatgcaaagcaacaattcttgatctcttctgagatctcttttttgtgaggcatggtccatgtcagcagatgcttcttgtgaatagcaaactcaaaatgtttgagtgctttttataagtcaaagtatctctaacccacacctacaatctcgtttcattaatcggatgccaggtttgccaactcctgactctaatttgcTTTTTTGTCATCTATAGcttaggggttcacttacttttttccacagcactgtgaatgtttaatgggatgtgtccaataaagacatgaaagattataattgtgtgttgttagattaagcacattgtgtttgtctatacttgtgactttgagatcacattttatgagcaattaatgcagaaaaccagctaattccaaagggttcacatacattttcttgccactgtagatgTCACAAAGCTATTGTCAGGCAGCAAAATACTGAGATCATATTCTTTATAGTATAATATAAGGCTTTATTTTACATGCATGCTTATATCTGTAGCAAAAACAATTAATGTCTAAATCAACCTTGTTTTCACTAAAAACAGATGTCTGAAATTGACAAGTTCTTTCAAGAATAGATGATGAGATCATTCTGTGgacacaaatatattttaaagatgtcaatattaatttatttctgttGACAGAAGTACCATCGCTACACTTTTCTTTCTATGCAACTATTTCCATGAGAAAATCTACGGTACACTCTGTGTAAATAATTAACACTATATTTTAGCAGTGATGATAATTTGACCATAGAGATGTATTTCTCACTGCTAACAGTATATATATTGTGGTTTAATTCGACAGCATTATGTACATATAGGTCACCTTGTATTATAATTTCACATTAAAAAGTGTTGGAAGCGGATGAGAGTGACGCTTGATGTGTTAATACAGATGCGCTCTAGTTTTGTATCGCTGACAGATGGACTGGAGACCCGCGGATGCTGCTAGACACAATCACTAATGTTTGCATAATTCAGCTCTGAATGACTGTTAAACGTGATATAGTTCTCGGATGTCATTTAACCtttattgtcttgtttttttgGTTAAATCAGTCCGGTACTGCGATTTAAGGGAGGCAAAATGTAGAATTACTGTAAAGACGCGCTGCCTCATGCGGCATATGCAAGTTCTCTGCTTTCTTTTGTAATGCGTTGCGTTCGTGTGACTACCAGTTTAATCACGTGCTGCTATCGTTTTCATTTTTACCATGGAAATAGAACTCTGGAATGCATAACACAGTGTACATTGTGGACTTTCTCTAGGTTATGAAATGTTTATTTGGGTGTGTTTCACAGCCGTTCAGTGGTGTGTAATTTGGCTTGCCATTGTGATCTTGTGTTCTCGATTATTGCAGTATCAGTGGTATTCTGAGCCTGTGAAGTTTCGTTTAGTTTTAGTGCCGTCGGCTTCATTCTTGACCACCCTGAGAAAGTGCCTCACATCCTCCATAGACTCACTCTCCTTCTGTTTTGCTTTATATCTGTGTATAGGTATTTTTATCTTGGTTTGAAAATACTaaatatattatgtaatatttatagTTCCGTAACTCATGTCATTGTTGTATTTTCTGAATACAGATTGTTACTTTCATAAATATACAATGTAAATATGCATACAAATGTTTGTAACTGTTTTTATGTTACACTATACATTTATTACATCTGTTAACATTACCATAATAAAAAGTGAATTTAAtgttttgctgtgtgtgtgtttaagaagTCTTGACAGTGTGAAATCTTTTGTTTTTCCCTGTCAGCTGCAAGAAgcactctttttgctactgtagagagactaacTAAACCTCCTGGTTccctgtgaaatgttctctgaCAGCAAATACAGTGAGTTtgcattatttttcatgaagaagatcaATGATATTAGAATGGCGATTAGCTCGTCCTCATGTTACGCGGAGGTTagacagcacccaccacaaaaacgtcagaaattagtcactatgtctgattttgaggcaattgatggcaaaaccctggaagaaatagtGCAGCATCTTAAAACTTCACTAgtcttgacacactccccacaTCATTTTTCAAAAACGCATCTAACTGTTTagaaaaagatctgttagaaatagtaaAATGcatcactcctttcaggcacatTTCCGAAGTCCCTGAAAATTGCAGTTGTCAATCCCCTTGTAAAAAAGAGCAATCTAGATAACTCGATATTGAacaattacagaccgatttcaaatcttcctttaataggcaaaatcattgaaaaggttgttttcaatcagctgaacaaattatttttgttattaacatttcttattgattccaagacagacaaaaataaatgtaaccacaaaattatgcattagTAATCAACTTATAACCCCccgcacaaatataaaataactaaatacccacatataaacagacacacaaatagaaatacataagtacataaaaaaagacaaagttcaacatatagggaaaaaaaatgaaattgtctccctccactgccccacactaggacctctccaaatgagacaaataactgcctcattttctgccataactcgacaGGTTCCCCAGCCATCTTGAAGTCATCTCCTCAAATAccgccactttacccaactcggtgcaccactcacgaaatgagggtgcatcagttgacttccaacccctaaggattagctgtctgccagtCATCAcgctagtttggacccagcttttcatatatttatctcctatattcaggacccctccatcactcagaatacaaagtctggggcaaaatgaaaacttagTGTCcagtacatcacacacaaaacgctggatcctcaaccaaaattcctgaatcttaatacaaccccaaaaaacatgggttgtgtccccgtcttctgactggcatcgccagcagatgggtgtgtctttaagaccaagcctatacaatctagagggtttccagtagaaccgatgcaaaatcttaaattgcatcagacggatccttgcatctctagatgcagacctgatgtttttcaggatcctagcccacactccctcctccaataccaagtttaaatctttctcccataatctcttgagagaagacaaagctccatcccccagactctgaattaacagagaGTAATATACAGAAGCTTCATggcctttcccaaaagcagtaatcaccatttccaaagtatctgccgctttaggggggtgtacaccactcccaaaaacagtacagagcaggtggcacagctgtaaatacctaaagaactgagatctgggaatcctaaaatgttgaaccatattttcaaaagatctcaacactccactctcatataggtcaccgagtgtagtaacccccctcacaattcaccctgatcagcagaaaggggacttattaatacataatttagggttcaaccatatgctcgaggcaacatttaaataaatgtccgaattaaacactctggacacttttgtccatactgactgcaaatgtgagataacggggtgtaacataACTTCTCAGGCTAGTtaaatcgaaaggctttgcaatggagaaataggggcaagaacttcctgttcaatacaaaaccagggagaggctctctcaggtggaagcgaccagtgagccaaatgtctgagaccgaatgcataataataaaataaaatcttgggtaggcctagcccacctttgtcaattggcctattcaacttactgaaatgtaatctgggatgtttaccattccaaatgcaggacttcgctatgctatcaaattgcttgaaataagagagggggacatctacagggagagattgtagcagatagttaaattttggaatacaattcattttaataacattaaccttcccaatcatagataaatgtaatgaagcccacctgtccacatcgctcgaaaacctttttattaaagggtcaaaattaactctaactaaatcagacaaatttgctgggaataaaatgcccaaatacttaatgccctgtttgggccactggaaggcacccggctgtaagtccattactggacagtacgctgtcagagccaaagcttcggatttagaccaattaactctctATTAACTCCAATTaactcccaatattatatcatgaggggtgccagcagtttgtaacatcccttcaagatctataaaaaagccctgatcatcagcgttaggtgtgtaaatattagccaaaatcaacctttgcccctgaatttcagctaaaacaataattactcttcctaattcatctttaatctgtttgagacatttgaattgtagatgtttagttatcaatgtaatgactcccctgctcttacttgagctagcactaaagaaaacatgtccaccccatatcttcccaaatttttcagcttcctgcggggagagatgtgtttcttgaagaaacactatatcatatttcttacgtttaagaaaagaaataatcttccttctttttatggggtgccccaacccatttacattccatgtggagagagacaatccactcatattaacttttgacattttgatatagtagaaaaaataaattgtgtcaaaaataaaattataatgaccacattccacattagtgcaacaatcaaaccccaatcttccccccgaacaaaacaaacagaaaaaagaaaaatgtgggcattaaccccacgcacgacagcgccaaccagcgccaactttgccatcggattgttcaagtccggtgcttctatacaaattttgtaaaacagaattacacaacagaagataatctataaaacaaactccagccaataggcagaataaacacaaagagcatgtagattcatccacttaactgtcctgaaggtgtgttcctccacaaaacaaaatccagcctctagcggaaccaggacacacaaaaaataaataaataaataaaaagtaaataataaaaaaaaaggctgttcaatttcctcggacagtcaaatgaatgttcagtgagccggctcattcggctgttacatgagtgcaacagatgccctaatcactccaatgtcctgcaagaaatattccacaaaacaaactccaaccaataggaggcataaacacaaagaacgtgcagattcatccacaaaacagtCCTGAAGGAGTttctgctacacaaaacaaacacacaaaactgaactctgaatgtacagtgagtcaggctcacttagCTGCAaggtgagtaccacaaaataacttactccattgactttatgaaggacatggcttgctggggacatgtaaatactttacggccatccttagtatctattctcagtttggccgggaacattggtgcaaaagcgaccttccgttgatgtaagagtttcttgcattccttgaatcggtcacgtttctctcttgtcgaatttgcaaagtctgggaacaagaaaatgttgtggttcttccaagaaagccttcctttactcctcccCTCGCgtaaacacaagatctttatcggatgatcgcaggaatttggccagaactgatcagggcctgtctccctcagtggattgctgagccgggactctgtgagcttgctcgatttccagcttacggcctgttatgtcaagcagattcggaaagagcccgtccaggaatttcaccataattctgaccctctgctccctcaggaattccacaaaaaaaaaaaaaaaaaaaaacatcttctttGCATTAAGtgtaaatagtgttagatgctatttacacccctaatgaaatactaacatacagtataggggcatcactgtagtgtgttcattgtgtttatttaaaatcaatgacagctttaaaaaagtaaacaatattataagtgggataatccacagctagCTGTGAGTCGGGTGGTTATTTGCCTCCACATTGTGAATTAAAACCTTTTAACACACACTAACCGTGGATTATTACTTGCATATAAATATTATTCCAAAACAACTTTACTGAGAatatggccataatgaccacagTGAACAAACTAAAGGTGAAGGCTAAACATTCAAGAAATATTTTATCACAGACCTGTTTTATTTCTAGCAGTTAAAAACTGGCTTTcagtggaataaaataataatgaataattgaaaTATTTCCAGacagtctttagaaagcagaatgaaactgtaataatGTCTCattctttaattgttttttttttttgtttgtttttttttacacatttctttttacattttccatGGACCCCATTTGAAAATCTCTGCTTTAAAGAGACGTGATGTGAGTTGTTGACATGAGTGATGGCCTGATGTTTGTTACGTTCATATCatgaactactttgagttgttgtGACAGCCAGTAagtgcacaagttgagcctgaactcatttttgcTACTTTGGGAGTCCCGTGAAAAGGTGTATAATTCATGAACATTTCATATGAATTAAAACAAACATCCTCCACTTTTATTTAGATATTTCCAGCAACTCCAGTTACTCTGTAGCGACACTTCTTAccacagtattattagacacagattGCACACCTTGACAGAAACTCTATAAGTGTTTATACtttacacatatatacagtatatatatatatatatgtttattttgttatatatatatatatatatatatatatatatatatatatatgttgggttTATAGAccgtattttaaatatgtaattttatttatacattattatgtTCCAGATTGCTGTAGCTACATTTTTTCACTGTGTTTTAACATTCACTTTtgcacatattctggccaacttcttgttttcattgattttgttgcacTAAATAAACATTCACACGTTATGTGTGTAGTTGACATGATATTTCAAGCATTGTCATTagtgtcctgcggtgtgacatactttcttcatctaaaactattttaaacagcatatgattgtatttgttaacatgaatgaacaatgaacaatacttaatcttggttaatgttcatttcaacatacagtatgctaATGCTTTTTAACATCACattttttatatgttaacatgcATTAATGCAAAATGAATATGAACAAACAAAGAACAGGTGtgtttttatcaattaacattaacaaaggtgaataattatattctctcttaacaacacactggcaactgactatcaaccgacagcctgaatgtcaatacagtacaatacaacctactgtatattttatatatactatttttattgtatactgtgtattctatattgtgtgtattgtatactgtacagtgtatgttattatttgtatattgggttatgtgtaattatgtgtatatcagatgtttaaattgtgttgtgttaatttgatgttattgtaaattggtgtatgtctcatcactgtcacgactgctatgttggtcggaactgcacccaagaatttcacacaccattgcacttgtgtatatggttgagtgacaataaaagtgatttgatttgatttttgaaatgtgtaaaattaatatATTCACAATGTACAAGTTAAAATGTCCTCTGTAAAACTAACAGCATTAGTTGAgaaagaatttctttcatatgtgcaAAAAGGGctttataactgaaaaatacccCAGTTAAATCAGAATTGAATCTGCAAATCttcatcaatacccagccctaatggatATTGGTAAAGGGATGTCAATAGATCAGAGCAATACTCTTTGATCAATAATGAATAATATTTATGATAATGTTAAATGATATTTAGgaacacatctttggttttgtgtcagTGAAGGAGCTCTTcagccttactgatggtgctgtggacAAACTTACAATAGAAATATTGAGAAACATACATACATTGACCTTTACCACCACAGACACAGAGAGGGACATGTGTTCAGAATATTGCTCAATCAATAatgtctttttcaatgaaacattcttaaaatgttccAGTATAATATATTCAGAATGTTTACAATTGTACATTCATATACACAAGCTTACCTATCTGACACTTTTATGAGGGTTTTGTAAATATACCAAACTTATTTTCTAGTGGAGATACATGTAGTGAAAAGAACACTGTAcccaaataaaatcaaaaagcGTCAAATATCCAAGCGTATCTTCATTAGAGCAATAAAACTGTATACAAATCTTGAGGTTAAACATCGACATTATTTGTATAactaaataatgaaaatgatCATGAAAATTATGAAACAGCTTCCGGGCTCATTTAGTAGGGATCTCCGTCGAGAGAAAGAATAACCCGATCACTGATGCTGATAGTTTTTTaattaaagtacattttaaagaCAGTGTGCTTAGTGCGGAACTCTTGTTTGGTTGTGGTTTCTTTATGGTCTCATTTGACTGACGCGCACCACTGCAGACTCGTGTTCACACATTTAAACGACGCGCGTGTGCTCATTTATGTACTTAATTTAATCATATGTTCATTCATTTAAGATGGAAAGTGATACATTCGATATTCTGGATCAGGTTGGGTGAGTGTAAGAAATTACGTTTTAATGAGGTTTCACTGTTTAAACCTGAAGTGTGTCACTTGTTTTGGATTTTTAAATACTGTCTCGTATCTCAGGTTAATGTTTAACTATCAGTAATCCATTTGTAGTTTGACTCCTTGAAGAGTGTAAACAACACTGACTGTGAGCTTTCAAAACATTCATCTGTTTGTCTGAGCTTCTGACTCAACCTAtagtgtgagttgggggcgggactgtctgttcatccgaccaatggaagacagggggagtgttcaggaaacctgttagAAGACGTTTATTTTTGCTTGGTTACACTAGTggtgaagaaattacacacttcagctttaaaacggATTAATTTGAAATGATTATCAGAAACGTATCAAAAATTATCATATGTAATTGTCAGATATGATATTTAATAGTCATATAcaatatgtatttactgtgttattgtcaggtattatgtttaataaatgctttattgtCAGGTATGATGGGCCGCTGACAGATGAGCAGTCTCTGTTGGCGGTGTGTGGGCGGggcttcagctcatctgaatatGTTAATCTGATGAAGTGGATCTCATCCAGACTCACACGCATCACTGGTACACACACAGAAGAACCCCTCATCACAGgtgtgacacacaaacacacat contains:
- the spred1 gene encoding sprouty-related, EVH1 domain-containing protein 1; this encodes MSEESNPNSDESYALVRAVVMTRDDSSGGWLPLGGGGLSCVTVHRVSRPDTDGTNSPEHLIHGERLKDKTVVLECSIKKDLVYNKVNPIFHHWRIDNKKFGLTFQSPADARAFDRGIRRAMEDITQAAGCPLYSDTEAPDDTSSQANQESPSVCTPVQDVFSPRGVVSTEAFRGSYVRVELFDESHTANRRYPSPQVSFNTIRHVSFQMDDEEIVRINPRKDVLIRGYEDYRHPVLWKQDGEFEDLDFNSTFSKPDGKKCEYLYPEASESAKDSIKTQQPSPLLKSKTSRRRREDGERSRCIYCREMFNREDNWRGQCQDAPDPIRQCIYKLSCMQCAESMLYHCMSDSEGDFLDPCSCDTSEEQFCVRWLALLGLSLIAPCMCCYPPLHACHRCGEACRCCGGKHKAAG